CTCCGTAGCGCTCGTCGGGCACCCCGATCACCGCCACATCCTCGATGTCCGGGTGGCTGTAGAGGAATTCTTCGACCTCGCGCGGATAGATGTTCTCCCCGCCGCGAATGACCATGTCCTTGATCCGGCCGACGATGTTTACGTACCCGTCGTCGCGCATGACAGCCAGGTCTCCCGTGTGCATCCAGCGGCCCTCGTCGATGGCCTCAGCCGTCTTGGCAGGCTCGTCCCAGTAGCCGAGCATGACCGAGTACCCGCGGATGCAGAACTCGCCGGGCTCCCCCCGCGCGACGACGAGGCCGGTGGCCGGGTCGACCACCTTGATCTCGACATGCGGCATGGCACGCCCGACGGTCGCCGTCCGCCTGTCGAGGTCGTCGTCGGCCCGGGTCTGCGTGGACACCGGGGAGGTCTCGGTCATGCCGTACGCGATGGCGACATCGGTCATGTGCATCTCGTTGATGACGCGCTTCATGACCTCGACGGGACAAGGCGACCCGGCCATGATCCCGGTCCGCAGCGAAGCCAGGTCGTATCCGGAGAACCCCTCGAGACCGAGCTCGGCGATGAACATGGTCGGCACGCCGTACAGCGAGGTGCAGCGCTCCTGCTCGACGGCTTCGAGGGTCGCGACCGGGTCGAACGACGGGGCCGGAATCACGATCGTCGACCCGTGAGTCGTGCTTCCGAGGTTGCCCATCACCATGCCGAAGCAGTGGTAGAAGGGCACCGGCAGGCACACCCGGTCCTCTTCGGTGTAACCGAGCATCTCGGCTACGAAGAACGCGTTGTTGAGAATGTTGTGGTGCGACAGGGTTGCACCCTTGGGGAAGCCTGTCGTACCGGATGTGTACTGGATGTTGATCGGCTCGTCAAACTCCAGCCTGCTCGAAACGCCATCGAGGTCATCGTCGCTCACCCGCGTGCCGGACGACTCGAGAGCGTCCCACGTCGCATCACCGATGTAGATCACGTCGCGCAGGGTCTCGATCCCAGGGGCGATCTCCTCGACCATCGTGCGGTAGTCGCTCGTCTTGTGTTGCGTAGCGCTGACGAGAGTGCCCACACCTGACTGGCGAAGCACGTACTCCAGTTCCGAGACCCGGTAGGCCGGATTGATGTTGACGAGGATCGCACCCACGAGCGCAGTCGCGTACTGCAGCGCAACCCATTCCGGGCAGTTGGGAGACCAGATGCCGACCCGGTCACCTTTCTCCACACCTGAAGCAAGCAAGCCCTTCGCCACCGCCCGCGTCCATCCGAGCAGCTCGGCGTAGGACCACCGGCGCCCCGACGGGCAGTCGACCAGAGCCTCCCGATCGGGAAACCGGGTCGCCGTCCGGGTCAGGTTTTCACCGATCGTCTCGCCGAGCAGCGGAACATCGGAGGTGCCGTGCTCGTAGGAGGGCTTCGACGTCACGCGCCAAAGCTAGCGCCGCATTATTCGAACTTCAGCCGCAAGAAACCATCGGCGGCTGCGTTAAGGAGTTGCTCGGCCGATAAGGCCGGGCCACCCTTTCGGAGGCGCCGGCGCTTCCGTAGGGGGCGGCCCCAGACAGGTGCGGCCGTCGAGGCTACGGATGGGTTGCCTCGGCGGCCGTGCCTCCGCCCGGTGTGGGCGTGAACGACAACCGGAGGCGAAGCGGGCCGGCGATCCCGCCGAGCGGCGACCGCCACTCTGGAGGCTCCGCGACCGTCACGGCGGGCATCGCCGCGGCGAGCAGCGGCAGCGCCTCCTGCATCTCCGCTCTGGCGAGGTTGGCGCCGAGGCAGTGGTGCGCCCCGCCCCCGAAGCTGACATGAGACTCGTGTTCGGCCGTGGGATCGAACCCGTCGGGATCGTCGTAAACCGCAGGATCGTGGTTGGCCGCCACCAGCGACAGTGACACGAGTGTGCCGGCCGGTATCAGCCACTCTCCCACCTCCAGGTCGGTGGTCGTGACCCTCGGGACGACGGACACGACGCCGGCGAAGCGCATGATCTCGTCGACGGCCTTCGGGGCTAGGCCCGGGTCGTGGGCGAGGGCCTCCCAGTGGTCGTGATGCTCGGCGAAGATCGTCATGGCGACGGCCAGCTGGTTGCGGGTGGTGTCGTAGCCGGCGAACAAGAGACCGCCGAGGAGGGACAGGAGCTCGGAGTCGTTGAGCCGGTCGGAGCCGTCGCGGGCGGTGATGAGCTCGGTTACGAGATCGTCGCGGGGGTTCTTCCGCCGGTCCGCAACGAGCCCTGTCAGGTATTCGCTCATCTGGCTCTGGGCCGCCTCGACCTCGGCGCGGTACTGAAACAACTCCAAGGACAGCAGGTGGGTCAAAGCGTCCCCCCACTTCGCGAACAGGCCGTGGTCCTTGCGGGGAACGCCCATGAGGTGGGCGATGACCTGCACCGGGTAATGGTCGGCAAACTCCGACATGAACTCGCACTCGCCTCGGCCCGAGAAGGCGGCTGTCAGCTCGCGTACGAGCTGGCGCATGAACTCCCTGTGGCCGTCGGCGGCCCTGGGGGTGAACGACCTCGAGACGAGACGGCGGAGCCTCGTGTGATCGTCACCCTCGAGCCCGAGGAGGGAGGCGGCGGCGAGATCGTAGAGAGGCCCGTCGTTGACTCCCTGAAGGCGCAGGAGGTGAAGGAGCGAGCTGTGCAACGACCGCTCCCGGAGAAGCTCGTGAACCCCCGCCTTGTCTATGACCGACGCGCCGATCGGCGTCCGCAGAACGCTCGACTCCTTGCGTAGGGCAGCGACGTAGGGGTCGGGGTTCGTCTGGAAGTCCGGGTCGAACAGATCCAGGTATGGCGCTTCGGACAGCGGACGCATATGTCGATTTTGTCATAGTCTCGCGAGTCGTCTTCGGAAAGGCGGTCGATGACCTCACTCGAACCGGGCCCGTCGCGAACATTCGGTGGATGGGGTCCTCCGCCCCGGACACGGAGGCGCCTCCGGCCGAACCGACCGCGCCGGCTCGCCGCGCTGGTCGCCTCCGTCGCTTGCGTCGGGATCGCAGCGGGGATCGCGCTGGCGGCCCTGGACCAGGGTTCTTCCGGCTCCCGGCATGCCGGCGCTCCTCCGCCCGACCTGACCCGCAGGACAGTCGACTCGATGTCCGCGATCGTCGCGGCCAGTGCTGCTGACCGCTCAAGGGTCATAGCCGCGATCAACGAGGTGCAGTCATGCGCTCTCGCTGCAGCCCAGGGGCAGGCGGCCGTCGAGTCGGTGATCAATGACCGCCGGGGAGCGGTAGCGCAACTCGAACGCTCCGCAGCCGCCGGGCCGGCGGCTGCGGTGGTCAACGATCTGACGACGACGTTGAACGCGTCCATAAGCGACGACGTGAGCTACATGAGCTGGATGAGTGACATCGCCGGAGGGCACGCCACGTGCGGCGGAAACCCAATGACCGACCCGAACTTCGCGGCAGCGGAGGCCCAGTCCGACCGGACCAACTTCGACAAGGAGGTTTTCGTCGAGGCCTGGAATCCGTTGGCGGCGAAGTACGGCAAGCCGACATACCACGCCGAGGACTTCTGAAAGGTCTGCTCAGCCCCGAGATCTCGGTCCGTAGCGACCGACCTGCAACGGGTCGGACCCCTCGGGGGCGGCAACTTCAACTATCCGCTCGGGCACGTCGTCGAACTCGGTGCGCAGGGCCCTCGACATGACCGCGTGCTGGAAGTACAGGGCGTTGATGTAGGTGAGCTCGAGGATCTCCTCGTCGGACAGATGCGACCGGAGGGCTTCGAACAAGCCGTCCGGCACCCGCCCGTGGTCGTAGACGAGGCAGTCCGTGTACGCAAGAACCAGGCGCTCGACCTCGTCGAAGCAACTGGCCGCCGGCCAGTGAGGCACGGCCTCGATCTTCTCCTCGAGGACGCCGAGAGCCCTCAACGATTTGCAGTGCTGCGAGAAGACGAACTGGCTTTGCGAAGCCCACCCGACCCGCGTCTGGCCGAGCTCCCGGAGCACTGGGTCGAGCTTGCGTTCGGGGTTCC
Above is a window of Acidimicrobiales bacterium DNA encoding:
- a CDS encoding AMP-binding protein, with amino-acid sequence MTSKPSYEHGTSDVPLLGETIGENLTRTATRFPDREALVDCPSGRRWSYAELLGWTRAVAKGLLASGVEKGDRVGIWSPNCPEWVALQYATALVGAILVNINPAYRVSELEYVLRQSGVGTLVSATQHKTSDYRTMVEEIAPGIETLRDVIYIGDATWDALESSGTRVSDDDLDGVSSRLEFDEPINIQYTSGTTGFPKGATLSHHNILNNAFFVAEMLGYTEEDRVCLPVPFYHCFGMVMGNLGSTTHGSTIVIPAPSFDPVATLEAVEQERCTSLYGVPTMFIAELGLEGFSGYDLASLRTGIMAGSPCPVEVMKRVINEMHMTDVAIAYGMTETSPVSTQTRADDDLDRRTATVGRAMPHVEIKVVDPATGLVVARGEPGEFCIRGYSVMLGYWDEPAKTAEAIDEGRWMHTGDLAVMRDDGYVNIVGRIKDMVIRGGENIYPREVEEFLYSHPDIEDVAVIGVPDERYGEEIMAWVRLKPGAPVMDAAALRKFCEGRIAHHKIPRYVRVSESLPMTVTGKIRKVEMRDISIAELGLEQVAGAHTA
- a CDS encoding carboxymuconolactone decarboxylase family protein, with amino-acid sequence MYQYLFGDDDPVGQPGTESGSPGDWWTVFAAVPDILEHSVQGFGVYRNPERKLDPVLRELGQTRVGWASQSQFVFSQHCKSLRALGVLEEKIEAVPHWPAASCFDEVERLVLAYTDCLVYDHGRVPDGLFEALRSHLSDEEILELTYINALYFQHAVMSRALRTEFDDVPERIVEVAAPEGSDPLQVGRYGPRSRG
- a CDS encoding cytochrome P450, which translates into the protein MRPLSEAPYLDLFDPDFQTNPDPYVAALRKESSVLRTPIGASVIDKAGVHELLRERSLHSSLLHLLRLQGVNDGPLYDLAAASLLGLEGDDHTRLRRLVSRSFTPRAADGHREFMRQLVRELTAAFSGRGECEFMSEFADHYPVQVIAHLMGVPRKDHGLFAKWGDALTHLLSLELFQYRAEVEAAQSQMSEYLTGLVADRRKNPRDDLVTELITARDGSDRLNDSELLSLLGGLLFAGYDTTRNQLAVAMTIFAEHHDHWEALAHDPGLAPKAVDEIMRFAGVVSVVPRVTTTDLEVGEWLIPAGTLVSLSLVAANHDPAVYDDPDGFDPTAEHESHVSFGGGAHHCLGANLARAEMQEALPLLAAAMPAVTVAEPPEWRSPLGGIAGPLRLRLSFTPTPGGGTAAEATHP